The genomic stretch GGAGCTCAGCCGGCGGCGCCGGCGACGTCCCGGACCGGGACCCGTTCCTGACGCGCGTATGCCGCGAGCAGCTCCTCCAGCGGCAAGGGAGAGAACGATAGGTCCGAGCGGGTCCGCGCGTTCGTGAGCGGCGCGAGCCTTCTCAGGTGGAAGACCAGCTCGCGCGGGAGCACGAGCTGCCTCAGGAACGACTGAGGCGGCAGGAGCGGGGTGAGGAGCCCGAGCTCCTCCACCAGAAGGTCGGGGATCCGCCGCCGGGGCGCGGCCACTCCGGTGAGGCGGGTGATCCTCTCGAAGAGACTGTGAAGCTGTAGGCACTCTCCCGTCGCGAAGTAGCGCCTCCCTCCCTGCCCGCGCGTGATGGCCGCGGCCACGCAGCGGCCCAGATCGGTCCCGTCGGAGACGGCGAGCCACACCTCCTCCAGCATCCGGTACGGAAGCTCGCGTCTCAGGAACGCTCCGATCAACCCGCCCAGCACCGTCTGTGTCCCCGGCGCGGCGAGTACGCCCGGGCTCACCACGAGCGTGCGGAGCCCTGCCGCGCGGTTCGCCTCGAGCACCAACGCCTCGCTCTCGTAGAGGATCCGGACGGTGTCCGAGACGTACTCGGCCTCGGGGGGCGTC from Candidatus Eisenbacteria bacterium encodes the following:
- a CDS encoding NAD-dependent epimerase/dehydratase family protein, with product MRPPYRPQRILLTGVTGTTGRLLLAALAGLGAPIRALTHRAEPEPSQRRLAEFRRGDLERPSSIRGIADGCDVVVHAARRGGFAVLDRDRQRRIHVGGTEAVLREAQSAGASLFVLLGYTGTVQEREDIESAVDETTPPEAEYVSDTVRILYESEALVLEANRAAGLRTLVVSPGVLAAPGTQTVLGGLIGAFLRRELPYRMLEEVWLAVSDGTDLGRCVAAAITRGQGGRRYFATGECLQLHSLFERITRLTGVAAPRRRIPDLLVEELGLLTPLLPPQSFLRQLVLPRELVFHLRRLAPLTNARTRSDLSFSPLPLEELLAAYARQERVPVRDVAGAAG